A single window of Balneola sp. DNA harbors:
- a CDS encoding amidohydrolase, which translates to MDIKTLFFSFIILIFTSFSAHAQRTIIHAGTLIDGISDNPRSEVSIIVEGNEITGIQNGYINGRDGDEIIDLKSKTVLPGLIDLHVHLESETNAAKYLEPFTFNDADKAYRSVLFSKRTLMAGFTTVRELGGSGVNISLRDAIKGGYVVGPRIITVGKSLATTGGHADPTNGWKEDLMGSPEPVDGVLNGVAEAREAVRQRYKNGADHIKITATGGVLSVAKSGDAPQFFMDELNAIVETANEYGMHVAAHAHGAEGMKRAVEAGVLTIEHGTKMTPEVMDLMIEKGTYYVPTISAGKWVAEKAQIDGYYPELVVPKALEIGPMIQNTFAEAYKRGVNIAFGTDAGVFPHGLNGKEFQYMTEVGMPTMEAIKSATMTGATVLGMQDQIGSIEAGKLADIIATDDNPLEDVTTLERVSFVMKDGVIYK; encoded by the coding sequence ATGGACATCAAAACACTTTTCTTTTCCTTTATCATTCTGATTTTCACATCTTTTTCTGCTCATGCACAACGGACTATAATTCATGCAGGGACTTTGATTGATGGTATCTCTGATAATCCGCGCAGTGAGGTAAGTATCATCGTTGAAGGAAATGAGATAACCGGTATCCAAAACGGTTATATAAATGGAAGAGACGGAGATGAAATTATAGATCTTAAATCAAAAACGGTTCTTCCCGGTTTAATTGATTTACACGTCCACCTGGAAAGTGAAACAAATGCGGCTAAATATTTGGAGCCTTTCACTTTTAACGATGCCGATAAAGCCTATCGCTCAGTTCTATTTTCGAAGCGAACATTGATGGCTGGTTTCACAACTGTCCGGGAATTGGGAGGTTCCGGAGTTAATATCTCGCTCAGAGATGCTATTAAAGGCGGATATGTGGTTGGACCAAGAATTATCACCGTTGGTAAATCACTGGCTACTACCGGCGGTCATGCCGATCCGACTAATGGCTGGAAAGAAGATTTGATGGGAAGCCCGGAGCCTGTTGATGGTGTATTAAACGGTGTTGCTGAAGCACGAGAAGCGGTACGTCAACGATACAAGAACGGTGCCGATCATATCAAAATTACGGCTACGGGCGGAGTATTAAGTGTTGCAAAATCCGGTGATGCCCCACAGTTTTTTATGGATGAATTAAATGCCATTGTTGAGACAGCCAATGAATACGGCATGCACGTGGCAGCTCATGCCCATGGCGCTGAGGGAATGAAACGTGCCGTTGAAGCAGGAGTGCTCACCATAGAACACGGCACAAAGATGACTCCTGAAGTCATGGACCTTATGATTGAAAAGGGAACTTATTACGTGCCTACCATTTCAGCAGGAAAATGGGTAGCAGAAAAAGCTCAAATTGATGGATATTATCCTGAACTGGTTGTACCTAAAGCACTGGAGATTGGGCCTATGATCCAAAATACATTTGCTGAGGCCTACAAAAGAGGCGTTAATATTGCATTTGGAACCGATGCCGGAGTATTTCCTCACGGACTAAACGGTAAAGAATTCCAATACATGACTGAAGTTGGAATGCCCACCATGGAAGCGATCAAAAGTGCAACTATGACCGGAGCTACCGTTTTAGGAATGCAGGATCAAATTGGTTCTATCGAAGCTGGAAAATTAGCTGACATCATAGCAACTGATGATAATCCATTAGAAGATGTAACAACACTCGAACGAGTTTCTTTTGTTATGAAAGATGGTGTGATTTATAAATAA
- a CDS encoding beta-N-acetylglucosaminidase yields MTHRIQYSALSLFTLSLIILFSTFEVKAQTVIPKPVSMVQGGGHFELTRSSDIILSESSEEMESLGGYLSDLLFSATWIKHHIVSGTSAPDSGIYLHLNSESGIQNEEGYQLSVDEDLVTISAPTTAGLFYGIQTLRQLLPVEIEYQKPSMAPVNTEWNIPAVEITDYPRFEYRGMHLDVARHFFPVEFVKKYIDLLAMHKMNRFHWHLTEDQGWRIEIKKYPKLTEIGAWRDSTLIGNYGSGVYDNVRHGGFYTQEEIKQVVAYAQKRHITIIPEVEMPGHSSAALAAYPEFGCFDKEYHVTSTWGVFEDIYCPKEETFDFLEDVLVEVMELFPSKYIHIGGDEAPKKQWEESEIAQEVIKREGLKDEHELQSYFIERIEKFLNENGRQIIGWDEIMEGGLAPQATVMSWRGEAGGIQAAKIQHDVIMTPNGTNYFDHFQAEPTADEPISIGGMTTLEDVYNYEPIPEELTPEEAKYILGSQGNVWSEYLHSGKKVEYMAYPRATALAEVVWSSVENKDWEDFLERLQTHFNRLDILDVNYAKHYQMEKE; encoded by the coding sequence ATGACCCACCGAATTCAATACTCTGCTCTTTCTCTGTTTACACTCAGCCTGATTATTCTTTTTTCTACTTTTGAAGTGAAGGCCCAAACAGTGATCCCAAAACCGGTTTCTATGGTTCAGGGTGGAGGTCATTTTGAGCTGACCCGAAGTTCGGATATCATTCTATCTGAATCATCTGAGGAGATGGAATCCCTTGGAGGATATCTCTCCGATTTACTCTTCTCGGCCACCTGGATTAAGCATCACATCGTTTCGGGTACATCTGCTCCCGATTCCGGAATCTACCTTCATTTAAATTCTGAATCGGGTATTCAGAATGAGGAAGGGTATCAACTTTCTGTGGATGAAGATTTAGTTACCATCTCTGCCCCAACCACTGCCGGACTTTTCTACGGAATCCAAACCCTTCGCCAGCTGCTACCGGTCGAAATTGAATACCAAAAACCATCGATGGCGCCGGTTAATACGGAGTGGAATATTCCGGCTGTAGAGATCACCGACTATCCTCGATTTGAATACCGTGGCATGCATCTGGACGTTGCTCGCCATTTCTTTCCGGTTGAGTTCGTAAAGAAATACATCGATCTGCTGGCTATGCATAAAATGAATCGCTTTCACTGGCATCTCACAGAAGATCAGGGCTGGCGCATTGAAATCAAGAAGTACCCTAAGCTCACCGAAATTGGAGCCTGGCGCGACTCAACCCTGATTGGCAACTACGGATCCGGAGTGTATGACAACGTTCGTCACGGCGGCTTCTACACCCAAGAGGAGATCAAACAAGTTGTAGCTTATGCACAGAAAAGACATATCACGATTATACCTGAGGTTGAGATGCCGGGTCACTCAAGTGCAGCTTTGGCGGCTTACCCAGAGTTTGGCTGCTTTGACAAGGAATATCATGTTACATCTACCTGGGGAGTTTTTGAGGATATCTATTGTCCTAAAGAGGAAACCTTTGATTTCCTCGAAGATGTGCTAGTGGAAGTCATGGAGCTTTTCCCAAGCAAGTATATCCACATTGGCGGTGATGAAGCTCCTAAGAAACAATGGGAAGAAAGTGAGATTGCTCAGGAAGTAATCAAACGGGAAGGGCTGAAAGATGAACATGAATTACAGAGTTACTTCATCGAACGGATAGAGAAATTTCTAAATGAAAACGGCCGGCAGATTATTGGCTGGGATGAAATCATGGAAGGCGGACTTGCGCCTCAAGCTACCGTTATGAGCTGGCGAGGCGAAGCTGGTGGCATTCAGGCTGCAAAAATTCAGCACGATGTTATCATGACACCCAATGGCACCAACTACTTCGACCATTTTCAAGCTGAACCAACGGCAGATGAACCGATATCTATTGGCGGCATGACTACTCTGGAGGATGTTTACAATTATGAACCAATTCCTGAGGAACTCACTCCTGAAGAAGCAAAATACATTCTGGGATCTCAGGGAAATGTGTGGTCAGAATACCTTCATTCCGGCAAAAAAGTAGAATATATGGCTTACCCAAGAGCTACTGCGCTGGCGGAAGTGGTGTGGTCTTCGGTTGAGAATAAAGACTGGGAAGATTTCTTAGAACGACTTCAAACACACTTCAACCGGCTCGATATTTTAGATGTGAATTATGCGAAGCATTATCAAATGGAGAAAGAGTAA
- a CDS encoding acriflavin resistance protein: MPITETSIKRPIATSMVFLIIITLGVIGFRFLPVDLLPPIEYPQLTVATEYPNVGPAEMEQIITEPIENALAGVPGVERVRSSSSEGRSRVTLEFAQSVDVDVASNDVRAALDRVRGTIPPEADAPRIWKFDPNNFPIVIIGANSDMNLAELTVLLDREITKRFEQINGVGSIDIWGGINREVKVDIKRDRLIASGLSTAQVQQAIARENANLPGGNVNSGLQQLYVRTLGEYESIEQIANTVITTVDSKPIRVKDVANVSFGYQDLDRVVSIDEKPMVRFGIRKQTGANTVAVAEDIRKEIEQINSQRSDLNLFITTDQSEFIQSSIDNVQSSAMWGALLAVVVLYVFFRNGSSTFIIAMAIPISIIATFALLYFNDLTLNQMSFGGLALGVGLIVDNGIVVLENIIRLREEEGEDLETSALIGTKQVAGAIVASTLTTCVIFLPVVFMQTVSGLLFQELALVVVFALVCSLLVALTLVPMLSSRFLTVQKGMDNKKGKFQKFFLKLETKYSGILEKTLQHKPMVFVVTAVLVVGSFLLVPIIPVELAPQTDADEIDIDLEMADGTNIAVQNLYLKELEDIVRATLPMEDVEYFTTEVRDGRAEVEIAMVPQSERSQSTSDLAAEIRENLTGKVPGADIRVDAQSGLWILRRVFGGGGGEDVQFELRGYDIDKAYEIAQEIKLRVENIPGIVEVRAGRSEGTPEERILFDREKIADLGLSVREVAQVIQTNIGGSRAGSYRIGGDEYPITVRLQPEDRLGTLDIDNISIRTPDGGVIPVSSVIRKESGRGPEDINRINGQRVTNITANLESGIALGEAVESIQAELSDFPLPSGFTIVFGGEYEEQQKAADDFAMSIIMALILIYMVMAGQFERFLDPLVVMFSVPLAMIGVIPALLLTGTTLNIQSLMGMIMLVGIVVNNAIVLVDYINLMRREKNMPVLEAVIEAGRLRLRPILMTTLTTVLGLLPLSFGLGAGAEIQASLARVVIGGLTASTLVTLIFIPVVYITTDQLLEKAKAINWNPFSSTKEVELAN; encoded by the coding sequence ATGCCAATTACAGAAACCTCTATAAAGCGTCCTATTGCTACTTCGATGGTCTTTTTGATCATTATTACCCTTGGTGTAATAGGCTTTCGTTTCCTGCCAGTTGATCTCCTCCCGCCCATCGAATACCCGCAGCTTACTGTTGCTACTGAGTATCCCAATGTTGGGCCAGCGGAGATGGAGCAAATTATAACAGAGCCTATTGAAAATGCTCTGGCCGGTGTCCCCGGAGTTGAAAGAGTCCGTTCCAGTTCTAGTGAAGGGCGCAGCCGGGTGACTCTTGAGTTCGCTCAAAGCGTAGATGTGGATGTAGCTTCTAATGATGTCCGAGCTGCCCTAGATCGAGTTCGGGGAACAATTCCCCCTGAAGCCGATGCACCCCGCATCTGGAAATTTGATCCCAATAATTTCCCAATCGTTATTATCGGTGCTAACTCAGATATGAATCTGGCTGAACTAACGGTTCTGCTCGATCGCGAAATCACCAAACGATTTGAACAAATAAATGGTGTTGGTTCTATTGATATATGGGGTGGTATTAACCGTGAAGTGAAAGTCGACATCAAAAGAGACCGGCTTATTGCCAGTGGACTTTCCACGGCTCAGGTACAGCAAGCTATTGCTCGTGAAAATGCAAATCTCCCCGGTGGTAATGTAAACTCCGGGCTCCAACAGCTTTACGTTCGTACTTTAGGTGAATATGAGTCCATCGAACAAATTGCGAATACAGTTATCACGACCGTAGACAGCAAACCTATTCGTGTTAAAGATGTAGCAAATGTCTCCTTTGGTTATCAAGATTTAGACCGGGTTGTTTCTATTGATGAGAAACCGATGGTTCGATTTGGAATTCGTAAACAAACGGGAGCAAACACAGTCGCTGTTGCAGAAGACATCCGAAAAGAAATTGAACAGATCAATAGCCAGCGAAGTGATCTAAACCTTTTTATTACTACCGACCAAAGTGAATTTATTCAAAGTTCTATAGACAATGTGCAAAGTTCAGCCATGTGGGGAGCTTTACTCGCGGTGGTAGTACTCTATGTCTTTTTCAGAAATGGCTCATCCACCTTTATTATAGCGATGGCGATTCCAATTTCCATCATTGCCACTTTTGCGCTTCTCTATTTCAACGATCTGACCCTCAATCAAATGAGCTTTGGAGGACTGGCTCTTGGTGTTGGCCTCATTGTAGATAATGGAATTGTAGTATTAGAAAACATCATCCGGCTTCGGGAAGAAGAAGGCGAAGATTTAGAAACCAGCGCTTTAATCGGTACTAAACAGGTAGCCGGAGCTATTGTAGCCTCCACTTTAACAACTTGTGTAATTTTCCTTCCTGTTGTTTTTATGCAGACCGTCTCTGGTTTATTATTTCAAGAATTGGCACTGGTAGTAGTCTTTGCCCTTGTCTGTTCATTATTGGTAGCCCTGACGTTAGTTCCTATGCTTTCCAGCAGGTTCCTTACCGTTCAGAAGGGAATGGACAACAAGAAAGGAAAATTTCAGAAATTCTTTTTGAAGCTGGAAACCAAATATTCAGGTATTCTTGAAAAAACGCTCCAACACAAACCTATGGTTTTTGTAGTCACTGCTGTATTGGTCGTGGGCAGCTTCTTGCTCGTTCCTATTATTCCTGTTGAACTAGCCCCACAGACAGATGCTGACGAAATTGATATCGATTTAGAAATGGCAGACGGAACCAACATAGCTGTTCAAAATCTCTATCTGAAAGAGCTCGAAGATATTGTACGCGCTACGCTGCCCATGGAGGATGTTGAATATTTCACTACTGAAGTACGGGATGGCCGTGCTGAGGTTGAAATAGCCATGGTACCTCAGTCTGAGCGATCTCAAAGCACCTCAGACCTGGCTGCTGAAATTCGTGAAAATTTAACCGGCAAAGTTCCGGGTGCTGATATCAGAGTTGATGCTCAATCCGGATTATGGATCCTTCGCCGTGTATTTGGCGGCGGTGGCGGCGAGGACGTACAGTTTGAACTTCGCGGTTATGACATTGATAAAGCCTATGAAATCGCTCAAGAGATTAAGCTGCGTGTAGAAAACATTCCGGGTATTGTTGAGGTACGCGCCGGGAGAAGTGAAGGTACTCCGGAAGAACGGATTTTGTTTGACCGCGAGAAAATCGCCGATCTGGGCCTTTCGGTACGTGAAGTAGCACAAGTTATACAGACAAATATTGGCGGTAGCCGAGCAGGTTCTTACCGTATTGGTGGCGACGAATATCCAATCACCGTTCGCCTGCAACCTGAAGATCGCTTAGGAACTTTGGATATTGATAACATTTCAATTCGTACACCTGACGGAGGTGTGATACCCGTCTCTTCTGTCATAAGAAAAGAAAGCGGTCGCGGACCTGAAGATATCAACCGTATCAATGGACAGCGAGTAACAAACATCACCGCAAACCTTGAAAGTGGAATTGCACTCGGTGAAGCGGTCGAATCTATTCAGGCTGAACTGTCTGACTTCCCTCTGCCATCCGGTTTCACTATTGTTTTCGGTGGAGAGTATGAAGAACAGCAAAAAGCTGCTGATGACTTCGCCATGTCAATCATCATGGCCCTCATTCTTATTTATATGGTGATGGCCGGACAGTTCGAGCGTTTCCTTGATCCGCTGGTGGTTATGTTCTCTGTACCTTTAGCGATGATTGGTGTAATCCCCGCCCTTTTATTAACTGGAACTACACTAAACATCCAAAGTTTAATGGGGATGATAATGCTCGTCGGGATTGTGGTTAATAATGCCATCGTTCTGGTCGATTACATTAATCTCATGAGGCGGGAAAAGAATATGCCGGTTTTAGAAGCGGTTATTGAAGCAGGACGTTTACGCCTCCGACCAATCCTTATGACTACCTTGACTACCGTATTGGGCCTTCTTCCTCTTTCGTTTGGATTGGGCGCCGGAGCCGAAATTCAAGCTTCTCTTGCCAGAGTTGTGATTGGTGGATTAACAGCTTCTACTCTTGTTACGCTGATCTTTATCCCTGTTGTTTACATTACTACAGATCAACTGCTAGAAAAGGCAAAAGCCATTAATTGGAATCCTTTTAGCAGTACTAAAGAAGTAGAACTGGCTAACTAA
- a CDS encoding efflux transporter periplasmic adaptor subunit codes for MIMKKPFKVTNLLLSALLIASLSACSDSDSNNAQNTDRGNSVIPSVEAVQARFGSLPLVERFSGNVRSENQVPLYPQISGTVEQVFVRNGQYVEKGEKLVQLNTDVLQKQLQQAEAGYKINNAQLKQSKAQLAEVQSEFKRTKQLEEKDLTSDVEVEQIEAQLLSAEANVELAEARLEQAASLVEERRDELDKAVIRAPISGTVGQRNAEIGMQANTGTQLFLIGDLTKLKVEIILTENMLNKIQVGQSARIIVENGDGQKVPINAKLSRISPFLNEITRSTEAEIDVDNVNGLLRPGMFVPVDIFFGESQQATLIPVSALYTDPTSGEQGVFIASSLGSEIKPVSDTSNNGAVRPRSMTEPTPVQFKPVDVIAQGRMELGVNGLESGQWIVTVGQDLLSEGRTQARIRTMSWERIFQLQQLQREDLLKEIMQERDGAQNNVTL; via the coding sequence ATGATTATGAAAAAGCCTTTTAAAGTAACCAACCTTCTTTTATCAGCATTGCTGATTGCATCACTGAGTGCATGCTCAGATAGTGATAGTAATAATGCCCAAAATACAGATAGAGGTAACTCTGTCATTCCATCCGTTGAGGCAGTTCAAGCCCGATTTGGATCACTACCACTCGTAGAACGATTCAGTGGTAATGTGAGATCCGAAAATCAGGTTCCTCTATATCCTCAGATATCGGGAACGGTTGAACAAGTTTTCGTTCGCAACGGACAGTATGTTGAGAAGGGCGAGAAATTAGTCCAGCTAAATACAGATGTACTACAAAAACAGCTACAACAAGCTGAAGCAGGCTATAAAATCAACAATGCTCAGCTAAAGCAATCCAAAGCTCAGCTTGCCGAGGTCCAGTCCGAATTCAAACGTACCAAACAGCTCGAAGAAAAAGATTTAACCAGTGATGTTGAAGTTGAGCAAATTGAGGCACAGTTACTTTCAGCAGAAGCTAACGTTGAGCTCGCTGAAGCACGACTAGAACAAGCAGCATCATTAGTAGAAGAACGTAGAGATGAACTCGACAAAGCTGTTATCCGGGCTCCCATTTCGGGAACAGTTGGGCAACGAAATGCTGAAATTGGGATGCAGGCAAATACAGGCACTCAGCTTTTTCTTATTGGTGATCTTACAAAGTTAAAAGTCGAGATCATCCTAACTGAAAACATGCTTAATAAAATACAGGTAGGTCAATCTGCACGTATCATAGTTGAAAACGGTGATGGCCAGAAAGTTCCAATTAATGCTAAGCTATCCCGCATCTCCCCTTTTCTAAATGAAATTACACGAAGTACAGAGGCTGAGATTGATGTAGACAATGTAAACGGACTTCTTCGTCCAGGGATGTTCGTTCCTGTAGATATTTTCTTTGGTGAAAGTCAGCAGGCTACCCTCATTCCTGTAAGCGCTCTTTACACAGATCCTACAAGTGGAGAGCAGGGTGTATTTATTGCTTCCTCACTTGGTTCTGAAATTAAGCCTGTTAGCGACACCAGTAATAATGGCGCTGTCAGACCAAGATCCATGACCGAACCAACTCCCGTTCAGTTTAAACCAGTTGATGTAATTGCTCAGGGTAGAATGGAATTAGGGGTGAATGGTTTAGAAAGCGGGCAATGGATTGTCACTGTAGGTCAAGATTTATTGTCTGAGGGACGTACACAAGCTCGTATTCGCACTATGAGTTGGGAACGTATCTTCCAGCTGCAACAGCTTCAGCGGGAAGATTTATTGAAAGAAATCATGCAAGAGCGTGATGGTGCACAAAATAACGTAACTCTCTAA